A window from Sphingobacterium hotanense encodes these proteins:
- a CDS encoding META domain-containing protein codes for MKQSILSMLAVFTILFASCGGAKNVAGNDANISKLTGHKWQLIEIGGKEISTVTKRTLHLSLIPSESRYAVTGGCNTLNGAYSFTKKAGGIKFSQGISTMMACDDMEIDREVISAVTQTSKYAIEDEILVLYKGNTPLAKFKAVAADSELAGTWELDYIQGGNTPFNELFPQGKPTINFDLNAKKVNGKGACNNYNATVEINGRSIKIGPVASTRMGCLGNGEGLYFETLQKVNVISVNGDTMTLIIGDVAVMRFARR; via the coding sequence ATGAAACAATCTATTTTAAGCATGCTTGCAGTATTCACCATTTTATTCGCTAGTTGTGGCGGCGCTAAGAATGTAGCGGGAAATGATGCAAATATTTCAAAATTAACAGGCCACAAATGGCAACTGATAGAAATAGGGGGAAAGGAAATTTCCACAGTCACTAAACGCACCTTGCATCTATCGCTTATCCCTTCGGAAAGTCGTTATGCCGTAACAGGGGGGTGTAATACCCTTAATGGTGCTTACTCCTTTACGAAGAAAGCGGGCGGTATTAAGTTCAGCCAAGGAATTTCAACAATGATGGCCTGCGATGACATGGAAATCGATCGCGAAGTGATTTCAGCAGTTACACAAACTTCCAAATACGCAATTGAGGACGAAATCCTAGTGTTGTATAAAGGAAACACGCCTTTAGCTAAGTTTAAAGCAGTAGCAGCAGACAGCGAACTTGCCGGAACTTGGGAATTGGATTATATCCAAGGCGGAAACACCCCATTCAATGAACTGTTTCCACAAGGAAAACCAACAATCAACTTTGATCTTAACGCTAAGAAAGTAAACGGAAAGGGCGCTTGTAATAACTATAATGCGACAGTAGAAATCAACGGTAGAAGTATCAAAATCGGCCCTGTTGCTTCAACACGTATGGGATGTCTAGGAAATGGTGAAGGCCTTTACTTCGAAACTTTACAAAAAGTAAATGTCATCAGCGTAAATGGAGATACCATGACCTTGATTATCGGCGATGTTGCGGTAATGAGATTCGCTAGACGTTAG
- the ispG gene encoding (E)-4-hydroxy-3-methylbut-2-enyl-diphosphate synthase, with product MDSITSAHLGGGYCNSKTTYSRFLTREVQIGNIPMGAHHPIRIQSMTTVDTMDTLGSVEQTIKMVDAGCEYVRITAPSIKEAENLANIKNELRKRGYDVPLVADIHFTPNAAEVAARIVEKVRVNPGNYADKKKFDQIDYTDIAYQAELDRIYKKFAPLVKICKEYGTAMRIGTNHGSLSDRIMSRYGDTPEGMVESALEFIRICEDLNYYNLVVSMKSSNPQVMVQAYRLLVEKMVAENMNYPLHLGVTEAGDGEDGRIKSAVGIGTLLEDGLGDTVRVSLTEEPEKEAPVAIALVNRYAKREKQIQAVAQREILRLTNEITTKPYETKEVNAFIGGSLVPRVVVDISKKNLKDPFILTDVGYKYDAVLDKYHMGDQSVDFVYLADGLPSFTMPGNLKQLYNYGTWVKLANKTNIHPVYRLQEFVAAEHKDPVLNLVHISNDDLAGDSFSQLPLDETVVFVLETNHIHGMADQRQFFANLQEIGLDNPVIIKRSYPKEEFSGPMGDVMSPEEPISKIQLYAATDLGALLIDGLGSGIWIDSEATPTDKLSSVSFGILQATRSRISKTEYISCPSCGRTLFDLQETTQMVRSRTNHLKGLKIAIMGCIVNGPGEMADADYGYVGAGPDKITLYRSKEVVKRNVSSARALDELIEIIKSDGLWVEEGSI from the coding sequence ATGGACAGTATTACATCAGCACACTTAGGAGGCGGCTATTGCAACTCCAAAACTACCTATAGCAGATTCCTAACCCGAGAGGTACAAATAGGCAATATTCCTATGGGTGCACATCACCCCATCCGTATACAAAGTATGACAACCGTTGATACGATGGATACGCTTGGATCTGTAGAACAAACTATTAAGATGGTTGACGCGGGGTGTGAATATGTACGGATCACTGCACCGAGCATCAAGGAGGCGGAGAATTTAGCGAATATAAAAAATGAATTGCGCAAGCGGGGCTACGATGTCCCGCTTGTTGCGGATATACATTTTACACCAAATGCTGCGGAGGTTGCTGCACGCATTGTTGAAAAAGTTCGTGTGAACCCAGGCAACTACGCCGATAAAAAGAAATTTGACCAGATCGACTATACGGATATTGCCTATCAAGCAGAGCTTGATCGTATCTATAAGAAGTTTGCTCCCCTAGTAAAAATCTGTAAAGAGTATGGCACCGCGATGCGAATTGGGACGAATCATGGTTCTCTTTCCGATCGTATTATGAGCCGGTACGGGGACACTCCGGAAGGAATGGTGGAGTCGGCATTAGAGTTCATTCGCATCTGTGAAGATTTGAACTACTATAATTTAGTTGTTTCGATGAAATCCTCCAATCCGCAAGTGATGGTGCAAGCCTATCGTTTGTTGGTGGAGAAGATGGTTGCGGAGAATATGAATTATCCTTTGCACTTAGGTGTTACAGAAGCTGGTGACGGCGAAGATGGACGTATTAAGTCGGCAGTGGGTATTGGAACACTATTGGAAGACGGTCTTGGTGACACGGTTCGTGTATCGCTTACCGAAGAACCAGAAAAAGAAGCACCAGTCGCTATCGCATTAGTAAATCGATATGCGAAACGTGAAAAACAGATTCAAGCAGTCGCTCAACGTGAAATTCTAAGATTAACAAACGAGATCACGACCAAGCCTTATGAGACGAAGGAGGTAAATGCTTTTATTGGCGGCTCCCTGGTTCCACGTGTCGTGGTCGATATTTCAAAAAAGAACTTAAAGGACCCATTTATCTTGACGGATGTGGGTTATAAATATGACGCTGTTTTAGATAAGTATCATATGGGCGATCAATCTGTAGATTTTGTATATCTCGCAGACGGCTTGCCTTCCTTTACGATGCCTGGTAACTTAAAACAGTTATATAACTATGGAACTTGGGTTAAGTTGGCGAATAAAACCAATATACACCCGGTTTATCGTTTACAGGAATTTGTTGCTGCCGAGCACAAAGATCCAGTATTGAACCTTGTGCATATCTCGAATGATGATTTGGCGGGCGATAGCTTTTCGCAGCTACCCCTGGACGAGACAGTTGTATTCGTTTTAGAAACCAATCACATCCATGGAATGGCCGATCAGCGCCAGTTCTTTGCGAATCTGCAGGAAATTGGATTAGATAATCCTGTTATTATCAAACGTAGCTATCCGAAGGAAGAATTTTCGGGTCCTATGGGTGATGTCATGAGCCCTGAAGAACCTATCTCGAAGATCCAGCTTTATGCTGCTACCGATTTGGGTGCTTTGTTGATCGATGGATTGGGCTCGGGTATCTGGATTGATAGCGAGGCAACACCTACCGACAAACTTAGCTCAGTATCTTTTGGTATTCTACAAGCAACACGCTCCAGAATATCGAAAACAGAGTATATCTCCTGCCCTAGCTGCGGCCGAACCCTCTTCGACCTACAAGAAACTACGCAGATGGTAAGAAGTCGTACTAACCATTTAAAAGGTTTAAAGATTGCCATTATGGGTTGTATCGTCAATGGACCTGGAGAAATGGCAGACGCCGACTATGGTTATGTAGGTGCAGGTCCCGATAAAATTACACTATATCGAAGCAAAGAAGTCGTAAAAAGAAATGTTAGCTCTGCTCGCGCTTTAGATGAACTGATCGAGATAATTAAATCTGATGGACTTTGGGTGGAGGAAGGTAGTATTTAG
- a CDS encoding LiaI-LiaF-like domain-containing protein translates to MNNKVATGIWLVFIGLVFLLDNFRVIDFHFLQVLRFWPLLLVSIGLNLLLQNRPYSTYLTAGINILLCVFVFFKGIYPDKNANTNFESMIGNSVIIENTDDKDKSYSKTVRADYNSEVQEAKLTINGGAAKYRFVTKADSSNLFSGSTNASNMKLNLDKSGTTKTKLELNSSIKGNGKSNNLVELSLNEAPIWNFEFNIGAAAVEGDFKKLKIKRLELNSGASKMTLSLPTPTLGTTELEINTAASQVHLQIPKGVPCMVEYDSIISNNKLEDIEHKDGDVRKSTGYDQAANRYHIVISGAANSLTVVRY, encoded by the coding sequence ATGAACAATAAAGTAGCAACAGGTATATGGTTAGTCTTCATCGGACTGGTATTTCTATTAGACAATTTCCGTGTCATCGACTTTCATTTTTTACAGGTCTTAAGATTCTGGCCGCTCCTATTAGTTTCAATTGGTCTCAACCTATTGTTACAGAACCGACCGTATAGCACCTATTTAACAGCCGGGATCAACATTCTCCTATGTGTTTTCGTGTTCTTTAAAGGAATTTATCCGGACAAAAATGCCAATACGAATTTCGAATCGATGATCGGCAACAGCGTTATTATTGAGAATACAGACGATAAGGACAAAAGTTACAGTAAGACCGTCCGTGCAGACTATAATTCGGAGGTTCAAGAAGCGAAACTGACAATAAACGGCGGAGCCGCTAAATATAGATTTGTTACCAAAGCAGACTCCTCCAACTTATTTAGTGGATCTACTAATGCCAGCAACATGAAGTTGAATTTGGATAAGTCAGGTACGACAAAGACTAAGCTGGAACTTAATTCGAGCATTAAAGGAAATGGAAAGAGCAATAATTTAGTAGAGTTGAGTCTGAATGAGGCTCCAATTTGGAACTTTGAGTTCAATATTGGTGCAGCAGCGGTAGAAGGAGATTTCAAAAAACTGAAAATCAAAAGACTTGAGTTGAACTCGGGAGCTAGCAAAATGACCTTATCGCTGCCTACGCCTACCCTAGGAACAACTGAGCTAGAAATAAATACTGCCGCATCCCAAGTACACTTGCAAATTCCGAAAGGCGTTCCTTGCATGGTGGAATATGATAGTATCATCTCGAACAATAAACTTGAAGATATAGAGCATAAGGATGGCGACGTTCGTAAATCCACAGGATATGACCAGGCAGCAAATCGCTATCACATCGTCATCTCCGGCGCCGCAAATTCCCTAACTGTCGTACGCTATTAA